CCGGTATAAACAGCGATTCCAGCAATGCATGAGTGACTCTCGCATCGACTGCAACCCCTGAGTGGATAATCGGTTCAAGCGGCACTTCCCGTTCAATTACAATGAGAGCACCATATCGGCGATCCGACAAATGCTGTACACTGGCAGTCAATTCTGCAAATTTCTCCGTGAAGGGAGACAGATAACAATCCAGATAAAAGGAAGAGGCCAGCACCTCAATATGCTTGATCTCAGCCCGAATCTCCGCAAATTGGCCCAGCAGACACACACTGTCATGATCAAAGGTGGATAACGTCTGGTTCATTCGTTCTGCCACACGATGAAGGTCTGCTTTGAGTTTCTGTCTCATGGTCGAGCTGTCACAGTCTGCTTGCCGATTCATCATGGTCCTCCCCCTCACCTTTGGCATCTCGCTCATCATTCATAATTACCCATACGTTTCCCTCTACTCCGGGCATTTATGCAAAATAAAGCCTGTCCGCAATCGCTGCGGACAGGCCGATTCTCCGTATAGCTACCTTCCTGCTTGTCTTACTGCGCTTTGCCGTACGAACCAGCTTTAAACGTTGTAGGATCGTACCATTTATAGCCTGCAGCCGGTGTAGCCCATGGCTCGGTTTGCGGCTCAGTCGATGAAGCCGGAGCTTCAATCGCAAGCAGACTTGTCGGCGTATCCAATATCAGTCCAGACACCTGAGACAGACTGGTATAGCTTTCTTTCACTGCAAGCCATTTCACGGTATTCACAAGGAATACACCATCATTCACTTCTTTGAAGCCATCATACGTTGTTTTGGCAGCGCCTGTTTCTTCACGTAGATATTTTGGAGTGGCATCCTCCACAGGTGAGGAGTCACCGATAAATGCTGCTTTACCTGCACCGACCTTGGCAATCGCTGCGTAAGCTCCTTCAGCCCGTCCGCCGCCATTGTATACGCCCTGATCTACCGCGTTGCCCCATTTAGATACACCGCTCGGAACATACACCAGACCTTTGGCTTTGTTCGGATCAATAATGGCAAGTGTGGAACCTGCATGCATGGCTACTGCGCTCACACCAGTGGTAATGCCGAACGACTGCGAAGGTGCGACAATATCTGTTGCATTAACATCACCCAGTGCGTTGTAGCGGAAACGAATACCGAAGTTGGATGCCAACCAGTCGGAACTGGTCACGCCTTGCATCGCTGGAGATTCAGCTTCTGCTGACGACATGCCTTTGGCTGGATTCAAGAATGCACCCCGGCGATAGCCGTTGAATACTTCAGAGGAATCCCAGCGGTTTTTGTTCCGGTCTGCGTTATAGTGGTCGGCAATGAAGAAGACACTGCCACCATTCTGTACATATTGCAGCAGCGCAGCCTGCTCTGTCGCTTTGAAAGGCACGTTCGCTTCGCCGATAACGAAGACATCATAGTCTTTCAATTTATTAAAGGTGATGGCTTGCTCACCGAAGGTATACGGGATGCTGCGATTCAGCTGATCCACGGTAAAGCCTGCGTTTCGCAAACCATTCGCAAAGTCTGAAAATGCCCCATCAATAACCCAGTCCGCAGCCCCGGCTGTCTGAGCATGCGAGTTGTCGAACAATACTTTTTTTCCAGTACCATCCGGCAGCGTTGTGCCTGGATCAGGATCAGGATTGGTTGTTCCAGAGGAGAGTGCGATGGAGGTAGGATTCTTCACTCCGGCATAACTGTTGTATGCACCTAGCGTTCCGGTTACGATAACCTTCTGCCCTACAAGATTCGGGTTGGTAGCCAGTCCATATTGCGAGCGGTACGACGCTGGAATCTGCACATCCAGCAGTTTCGCATTGGTCTTCTCTGTCGCTGAATCGGCAATCAGGAAGTTGAAATCATTGGCATAAGGAGATGTAAATTTGGCTGTAAGCGAACCCGTGGCATGTCCAACAATATATCCTTCTACCGTTGCCGTGCCTCCACCACTCTGGGCTGCGATGGCCTGAGATACCGTAAGGGGCGCTGCAGCTTGTACCGGACTTAATGAACCCGGCCCCAGCAACGCCGTTGCCATCATGATGAAGACCAGGAATGCTCCGGTCCAATGCTGCCATATCGCTTTCTTCATACTTGCCTTCTCCTCCTCATAATTACCTGATAATGGGTTATCCACCTTTAATTTAATCGTTCATATGCTGAATTCCTCTTTCTTTTTGTAAAATGTTTGCAAAAACTTTTGGAAGTTACACCAATTGCCCATACTGGTTAACAAAAGTATCCCAAAGGAGACCTGTACGATGAAGTTTCTATTTCTTCTGCTCCTGCTGATTGTTCCACTGATTATGGTTTTTGTTGCACTTCGCTCCCGGATGGTGACCCGTGTTTTCCATGTCCTTGCCCTGCTCTGCTTCTATAGTGCGGCGACGGTCATTGCAGGCGATGTGTACGCTACGAATGCCCATATGACGACGTTCACCACCGAAATTCACCATTTCCTGTTGAATGGATGGTTCCTTTATCCGTCTGCATATCTGGGTGTGTACATTCCCTATCTGCTGTGGACGAGCCTATTTACGAAAAAAAGTTAAGTTTATTCGAGCCTTGGCATTGCATTTTGCCATCGTTCATTGCATAATAAATATATAGATATGATAATGATTATCATTCTTGAGCTTGTCTCAAGTCTTCTGTCTACTTTACATGACTTAACGATTTTATAGATAAAGGGGAACGAACATCGAATGAATACAACTCTGCAAAAGGCTGATCTGCAGCTTGACGATTATTTGGATCTTCTGAACCTGGCAACCAACCTGGGTGATACGAGATGGCAAAAGGAAATTATCCGCAAGCTGGCTTATACTTATCCCGCAGTTGAATGTAAACAACCACAATAGCATGCCTTATACTTACATAGCTCGTAACCCATTCTTTACACGAATCGGTTATTGGGCTATTTTTGTTTTATATAGGAGGGAATAGCGATGCAATTGGAAACCGAACGACTCATCATCCGGGATATTCTGGAGACAGACTGGGAAAGTATACATAGCTACACATCCATGACAGAAGTTACTCAGCACACGGCATGGGGACCGAATACGGAGGAAGATACGCGGGCTTATGTGGAATTTGTAATGAATTTACAGCAAACACAACCACGAGAGGGCTTCGAACTGGCGATATGCTTGAAAAAGGAGGGCATCTTGATCGGCGGTGTTGGCCTCCACATCGAAAAGACGAACGCTGAGATCGGTTATGTGCTCAATCCCGTTTATCAGGGAAAAGGGTATGCTGCCGAAGCAGCCCGAGCCATGCTTGGCTTTGGCTTCAATACACTTGGCGTACACCGGATATATGCGAAATGCCGCCCGAACAACGTGGCCTCAGAGAAGGTTATGCTGAAGATTGGCATGCAGCGTGAAGGTCTGATGCGAGAACATTGGTTTTACAAAGGGAAATATCATGATTCGTGTCTATATTCGATTCTTGCAAAGGAGTATATAGGTGCAAACGTTGGACGCTAATCGTGCCTACAACAAAAAAAACATATAACCACGCCAAAAAGCTGACCCCGAGTACATCGGACATCAGCTTTTTTTGATTTCTCCGTAACGACCCCAATCGCCATCGAAGGTACAACCCTATTCAACTTGCTTTCATTACAATCGACACAGCTCTACCGGACAGCTTGGAAATGTAGGACATCCGCACATGCAGCGCAAGGCTGCCAGGTCACGAATCATCAGCTTTCCATCCACGGTGTCCAGCGTCCCCTGTTCTTTCCAGGCTCCCAACATACGCGTTACACTCTCCCGCGTGGCACCAATCATTTCCGACAACTCGGTATGATTCAGCTTCATGTCGAGCACGATGCCATCCGGCGTAATTCTGCCATACGAGTTGCTGGCACGAATCAGCGTCGATGCGAGCGCACCTGCCTTGCCATAGAGCAAGAGATCACGGAAACGCGACTGGGTGATACGCTGGGCGAGCGCCATCCATTGCAGGAATTTCAAGGCAAGATCACCATGTTTGCTGAGCACACTTTCCAAGTCGCTGAGCGAGATAATCCCCAGCTCCCCTTTGCCTGCCATCTCTGCACTGTAGCTGTGAGTCAATCCGCCTATACCGCCAAACTCTCCAATCAGATCGCCGGTTTGCTGAATCGATAAAATGATTTCTTTCCCATCCTCAGTCGACTTGGTCAGCTTCACTCTTCCCGAGCGAATGTAGTACAGGTATCCGGCTTCATCGCCTTCCAGAAAGAGACTGTACCCCGACTTTACCCGTTTTGGCTGCATCTTCGCCTCGATCAAGCCCCATTGTTCAGCTGTCACGAACGAAAGGATTCCACCTGTCTCCCGTGTCATCTTGCTCGCCTCCGTCTGTTCTTGTTGTGTCGCCTGGGTTGTTCTTTCTGTAAATACCGTACCCATTACCATCGTCCCCCTCGGTGTTTCCTTATGTATCCATCATACCGCGAATATAGCGTGGGGGTTATCGGGGGATTACCTGAACCTCACGGGGAAACTCCCTGAATTTGCTGTGAGATAAATCACACTTATGAGGACCCTTTACGACTCCGTAATCAAAAAAAGCCTTGCCGTTCCTGGCCTGATTGCCTGTCCATACACAGGGTCAGCAAATTGCAGAACGGAAATAGGGGTTTTCCCTGAATTACAATCCGGAAGAAAGGGGCTACAATAGAAACAACAGCGAAATACCCTTATTTTAAGATGTTCCCTGACCACAGGTTAACGATATTGATATTGATATTGATTACACCGTAACGTACGGTATGATTCCAAAAAAGGAAGTGTCCTCTCATGCATGATGAACTGCCATCTGGCATTCAGGAGATGATCGACGGCCTGCGCATGAATACCTCCAGCGATTTTTGCGGACTGGCCTGTCTGTCCGGCACGATGCTGCGCTGGAAGTATACATCCGGCGCCAGCAACGAACGAGTGAAGCGCATGGAGATGCGCCCTGGACAAGATCTGGTTGGCACAGCGCTTCGGACTGGACGCACCGCTCTATCTGATGCACAATCCACCGGGGAGCATACACCCGGCCGTTGCCCGTTAATGCTTGCGGAGCGGTTGGTATGTGCCATAGCCGTGCCTGTGTTCCAGCAAGGAAGTGTTCCTGGCGCCGTGTTGCTCCTTGGCAGCAGGTTACCCTGCACGTTCTCACCGGAGATGGTCCGTCAGACTGAACAGGTCGCTATACAGCTGCAGCCAAAAGTGTACGGATAAAGACATCTGTCTGTAATACGCTAAGAAGTCTTGTTATTTCCTTATGGAAGTAACACGCACTTACAGAGAATCGAAGCCATTCAGAGATTAACCTCTGAATGGCTTTCTTTTTTGGTATGATAAAGAAAGAACTGTGGAACCGGACAGGAGGAAAATGATGTGATTCAATTATTAGTTGTCGACGATCATGTAGTTGTACGCTCCGGGCTGATCGCCCTGCTCGACGGAAAGAATGATATACATATTGTTGGAGACGCGGCCGATGGGGATGAAGCTATTGCCAAGGCACAAGAACTGAAGCCGGATGTGGTCTTAATGGATTTCAGCATGCCGCCAGGCAAAGACGGTCTGACCGCTACCGCTGAATTGAAGAAATTGATGCCGGATGTCTCCATATTGATCCTGACCATGCATGACGATGAAGAATATCTGTTCCGCGCCATCCACGCGGGAGCATCCGGATATATTCTCAAAAGCGCGCCACATGAAGAATTGCTCGCCGCGATTCGTTGCGTAGCAGAGGGTAGCGCCTATCTGTACCCAAGTGCGACCAAGCGGCTGATGAGTGAATACCTGGACAAAGCGAAGCAGGAGAACGCCGGACCGTATGACACGTTATCCGAGCGGGAGAAAGAGATATTGTCCTGGATTGCCAAGGGTTACGCCAACAAGGAAATCGCTGAACATCTGGTGATCAGTGTCAAAACGGTCGAATCCCACAAAAGCAATCTGATGGAGAAGCTCGGCCTTCGAACCAGACCGGAACTGGTGAAGTTTGCGATGAAAAAGGGGTTGCTGAACTTTGAGTAGCGCACGCAAAAACAGACTTAGCGGATTTGCCGATCAACCTGTGCGTCAGTTATTAGAGGAAATCGACAGTCACATTACAGATACTGAATTCCGCAGCAGACTGAAAGGTTCCCTGCATCAGCTCAGTGATCTGAAGTTTGCCCTGGATGAGTCGTCCATTGTAGCCCTCACGGACCGCAAAGGAAAGATCCAGTATGTAAACGATAAATTTTGCGAAATCTCACAATATAATCGGGAAGAATTGATTGGTCAGGATCATCGGATCATTAATTCCGGTTATCACGGGAAGAACTTTATGAAGAACCTGTGGGAAACTATCTCTTCCGGACGAGTGTGGAACGGAGAGATCCGTAACCGTGCGAGGGA
Above is a window of Paenibacillus sp. E222 DNA encoding:
- the cdaS gene encoding sporulation-specific diadenylate cyclase CdaS produces the protein MMNRQADCDSSTMRQKLKADLHRVAERMNQTLSTFDHDSVCLLGQFAEIRAEIKHIEVLASSFYLDCYLSPFTEKFAELTASVQHLSDRRYGALIVIEREVPLEPIIHSGVAVDARVTHALLESLFIPGAPLHDGAVLIRGNQIVSAGNVLPLSQAITRERKIGTRHRAALGLSELTDAVVLVVSEETGQASFAVGGDLHPINVVETLP
- a CDS encoding DUF6359 domain-containing protein; the encoded protein is MKKAIWQHWTGAFLVFIMMATALLGPGSLSPVQAAAPLTVSQAIAAQSGGGTATVEGYIVGHATGSLTAKFTSPYANDFNFLIADSATEKTNAKLLDVQIPASYRSQYGLATNPNLVGQKVIVTGTLGAYNSYAGVKNPTSIALSSGTTNPDPDPGTTLPDGTGKKVLFDNSHAQTAGAADWVIDGAFSDFANGLRNAGFTVDQLNRSIPYTFGEQAITFNKLKDYDVFVIGEANVPFKATEQAALLQYVQNGGSVFFIADHYNADRNKNRWDSSEVFNGYRRGAFLNPAKGMSSAEAESPAMQGVTSSDWLASNFGIRFRYNALGDVNATDIVAPSQSFGITTGVSAVAMHAGSTLAIIDPNKAKGLVYVPSGVSKWGNAVDQGVYNGGGRAEGAYAAIAKVGAGKAAFIGDSSPVEDATPKYLREETGAAKTTYDGFKEVNDGVFLVNTVKWLAVKESYTSLSQVSGLILDTPTSLLAIEAPASSTEPQTEPWATPAAGYKWYDPTTFKAGSYGKAQ
- a CDS encoding GNAT family N-acetyltransferase, coding for MQLETERLIIRDILETDWESIHSYTSMTEVTQHTAWGPNTEEDTRAYVEFVMNLQQTQPREGFELAICLKKEGILIGGVGLHIEKTNAEIGYVLNPVYQGKGYAAEAARAMLGFGFNTLGVHRIYAKCRPNNVASEKVMLKIGMQREGLMREHWFYKGKYHDSCLYSILAKEYIGANVGR
- a CDS encoding Crp/Fnr family transcriptional regulator produces the protein MGTVFTERTTQATQQEQTEASKMTRETGGILSFVTAEQWGLIEAKMQPKRVKSGYSLFLEGDEAGYLYYIRSGRVKLTKSTEDGKEIILSIQQTGDLIGEFGGIGGLTHSYSAEMAGKGELGIISLSDLESVLSKHGDLALKFLQWMALAQRITQSRFRDLLLYGKAGALASTLIRASNSYGRITPDGIVLDMKLNHTELSEMIGATRESVTRMLGAWKEQGTLDTVDGKLMIRDLAALRCMCGCPTFPSCPVELCRL
- a CDS encoding GAF domain-containing protein, with the protein product MHDELPSGIQEMIDGLRMNTSSDFCGLACLSGTMLRWKYTSGASNERVKRMEMRPGQDLVGTALRTGRTALSDAQSTGEHTPGRCPLMLAERLVCAIAVPVFQQGSVPGAVLLLGSRLPCTFSPEMVRQTEQVAIQLQPKVYG
- a CDS encoding response regulator transcription factor; protein product: MIQLLVVDDHVVVRSGLIALLDGKNDIHIVGDAADGDEAIAKAQELKPDVVLMDFSMPPGKDGLTATAELKKLMPDVSILILTMHDDEEYLFRAIHAGASGYILKSAPHEELLAAIRCVAEGSAYLYPSATKRLMSEYLDKAKQENAGPYDTLSEREKEILSWIAKGYANKEIAEHLVISVKTVESHKSNLMEKLGLRTRPELVKFAMKKGLLNFE